The following is a genomic window from Gammaproteobacteria bacterium.
AATGCGACGGCCTCGGCGTCATCCAGTTCTTCGATCCGCAGCGCGTCGTGCAGCACCCGGAACTGAGCTTGCCCGGCGGCGCCATCCGCGGCTGGGATCGCCGCAACGCCTACTACTTCCAGCTCATCCATGCGCTGGCCGCGCATTACGATTTCGATATCGACACGCCGTTCCGCGATTTGCCCGAGCGCGTCCAGCAAATCATCCTGCACGGCAGCGGCAAGGAGATCATCGACTTCACCTACCTGCACCCCGGCGGCACGCGCCGGAAGAAGCACGCCTTCGAGGGCGTGCTCAGCAACATGGAGCGCCGCTACAAGGAAACGGATTCCAACATGGTGCGCGAGGATCTGGCGCGGTTCCTGTCCAACAAACCCTGTCCAAGCTGTGCCGGCACGCGCTTGAATCCATCCGCGCGCAATGTCTTTGTCGGCGATGTTTCGTTGCCGCAGGTCACGCGCCTGCCGGTGGGCAAGGCGCACGGATTTTTCTCATCGCTGAAATTATCGGGCCAGCGCGGCGAGATCGCCGGCAAGATCCTCAAGGAGGTGAGTGAACGCCTGCAGTTTCTCGTCAACGTGGGGCTGGAATACCTGACGCTGGAGCGCAGCGCGGAAACGCTGTCCGGCGGCGAGGCGCAGCGCATCCGGCTGGCCAGTCAGATCGGCGCCGGACTGGTCGGCGTCATGTACGTGCTCGATGAGCCGTCCATCGGCCTGCACCAGCGCGACAACAAGCGGCTGCTGGGCACGCTCACCCGGCTGCGCGATCTCGGCAACACCGTCATCGTCGTCGAGCATGATGAAGAGGCGATTATGGCCGCTGATCACGTCGTCGACATCGGGCCGGGCGCGGGCGTGCACGGCGGCGCCATCGTGGCGCAGGGCACGCCGGCCGATATCGAACGGCATCCCGATTCCGTGACGGGCCAGTATCTCTCCGGTCGCCGTCGCATCGCCGTGCCTGCAAAGCGGCAGGCCGTCGATGCCCTGCGCCTGCTGACGGTCAAAGGTGCGAGCGGCAACAACCTCAAAAACATCAACGTCGAATTCCCCATCGGCCTCATGACCTGCGTGACGGGCGTGTCCGGCTCCGGCAAATCGACACTGGTCAACGACACGCTCTACCGCCATGCCGCGCGGAGGTTGAACGAAAGCACGCTGGAGGCGGCGCCCTGCGCGGCGATTGAAGGGCTGGAGCAATTCGACAAGGTGGTGGACATCGATCAGAGTCCCATCGGCCGCACGCCGCGTTCCAATCCGGCGACCTACACCGGCCTGTTCACGCCCATCCGCGACCTCTACGCCGCCGTGCCGGAAGCGCGCTCGCGCGGTTATCAGGTCGGGCGCTTCAGCTTCAACGTCAAGGGCGGCCGCTGCGAGGCCTGTCAGGGCGACGGCGTGATCAAGGTCGAGATGCACTTCCTGCCGGACGTCTACGTGCGCTGCGACGTGTGCAAGGGCAAGCGCTACAACCGCGAGACGCTGGACATCACCTGGAAGGGCAAGAATATAAGCGAGGTACTGGAGATGACGGTGGAGGACGCGCACGCGTTCTTCAACGCCGTGCCCATGGTGGCCGGGAAATTACAGACGTTGCTGGACGTGGGCCTGTCCTACATCCGCCTCGGCCAGAACGCCACCACGCTGTCCGGCGGCGAGGCGCAGCGCGTCAAGCTGGCGCGCGAACTCTCCAAGCGAGACACCGGCAACACGCTCTACATCCTCGATGAGCCGACCACCGGCCTGCATTTCTACGACATCGAGCAATTACTTGGCGTGTTGCACCGGCTGCGCGACCACGGCAATACCATCATCGTCATCGAGCACAATCTCGACGTAATCAAGACCGCGGATTGGATCATCGATCTGGGGCCGGAAGGCGGCGACGGCGGCGGCGAGGTTGTCGCCACCGGCACGCCGGAGCAGATCGCCGCGCATCCCACTTCATATACCGGCCGCTACCTCACCAAAACCCTCGCGCAATCACGGTCAGAACTTCAGACACTGCCTAAGCCTGCCAAAACGGTACGCGCCCGCAAAGCCGGAACTTAGCTTTTATTTTGCTACCGTCCTCTATCGTTGTTTATGTCATATTAGGTGGAATGAAGACCAAATGAGCATAAAGGCACGCATCGAAGATGCAGAACTGCTCTGGCAACACGGTCGCAAAGAGGGAACTTGGGCTTTAGCACTGATCGCCGCTGCAGCCACATCCCGAAAGAGATACCCCAGACCGATTCGTGATAGTGAGGCATTTAAGTCATTCATCCGAGACGTACTTCCCACATTGATGTTCGGAAAATCTCTTCAAAGTACTACCCCGAACCCAAGTATCATTTTTGATCAGACGCCAATTGAGGAAATCATCTATGAGCACCTACGGTGCAATCTAATTCATGAAGGAGATCCTGCTCCTCAGATAGCTTTCTCGGAATCTATAATCGTCGATGGGAAACTCCAAGCAATGCTTGCCGTTGGATCTCCGAACGTAATACCGGATATCTGGGTGATCAATTTACTAAAGGCTGTTCGTGAAGCGCCGGAGAATACTGCCGAATTTGGTACTGCCGCCTAACCGTTGCGTGCAGCCGACGCCCGCAAGCGGGCCCGGCTAACGAACACGTTAACCACTATTCCATTAGAATTTCAGCCGCAGCCCAAGCCTGCTAAAGTGGTGCGCGCCAGAAAAGCCGGGGCCTAGATTCTAAATATCTCGATGCTGCCCTCTCTCATTGCGGTTTATAATGCCTTTTGCCGTTTTCCCCAAAGGCGCTAAGGAAGAACGCATGGCACGGTGGTTTTGGGCATTTTTGGCTTTCAATATCTATTCCATATTCCTTCTTGCAGCGTTCCAGAAGAACACCTTATATCTGTTCGATGTAAAAATAGTGCAAGAGGCGCTGGCCAATAACCGTAGCTTAGACATTACGGAATGGGGGTGGAAAGATCATTACATTTGGTGTCTCTTTTCTAATGTTCTGGTTACAGCGCTGGCGGCGGTTCTCGCAGGTGCTATCGCGAAGACTAAAGGTGGGATTGTTGCCGCTACGGCAAATATTCCAAGCGTCCTCATATGGGGGGCAACTTTCTATCTTATGGTTTTCGGCGAGACAGAAATTGAGCAACAGACAGGATTTGCAGCGGTATCTATCGTAGCGATTCCACTAACTACGTGGGTAGCGCACTATTTCGGAGAAATGGGGGCAGAGATACAAGCCTCTAATTATCCCCAAAGTACCGTTCTAGGAGTTAGGCCATATCATTGGGTATGGATTGTGTTTCCTCTTTATCTCTATGCTCTCGGTATTGTGTTTGTTCTAGTAAAGTTTCTAGCACTTCTACTTTTTAATGGTATCGCTGTAAGCATAGTACAAATTATTATTTCTTGGCTTGCTCTCATCCCTGTAATTGTCTGGTTCGCTCCTTTGGGCTTCGTATACAGCGTTCTGTCTGGTGATGTATTAAGTAACAGATCTGCTGGTGTAAAAGCTCTGATAAATTCCGGGGTTATTGTCGGGGGCTTCGTACTTGCCTACGAAGTTCAGACAGTGTGTTTTGGGTTACTCCAAAAACTCATGTCATGGTGGTATCAGTAATAGCGGACTAAAGGATCGACGAATGATTGCTAGCGAAGCTTCGCAGCAACGCAAGCAACGGCGGCGTGGCCGGCGATGCGACCGCTGGCGAAGCAGGCGGTGAGCAGATAGCCGCCGGTCGGCGCCTCCCAGTCCAGCATTTCGCCCGCACAGAACACGCCCGGCAGTCTGCGCAGCATCAGGTTTTCATCGAGTTCATCAAAAGCCACGCCGCCCGCCGTGCTGATCGCCTCGCTCAGCGGGCGCGGCGCGATCAGTTGCAGCGGTAATGCCTTGATGGCCTTCGCCAAATGCGCCGGATAGTTGAAGCTGTCCTTGGGCACGACTACGCGGAGCAATCCGGCTTTCACGCCGTCGATGCCGGCGCGGCGCTTGAGGTGGCTGGCCATGGAACGCGAGCCGCGGGGCTGCGACAGTTCGCTGACGAGCCGTTCCAGTTCCCGTCCGGGCGCAAGGTCAAGCTCAATGCGGGCACTACCAGTCGCCGCGATCTGATCACGCAGCCGTCCGGACAGGGCGTAGATGACGCCGCCCTCAATTCCATTTGCGGTGACGACAAACTCGCCGGGCTGACGATGAGCGGTACCGTTTGATTCGGTGAAGCTGACGGTCACGGATTTCACGGGCTGTCCGGCAAAGCGCGTACGGAAATGTTCGCTCCAGTGGACATCAAAACCACAGTTCGCGGGGCGCAGGGGTTCGATGCGCACGCCGCGTTCCGTCAGCCACGGCACCCAGGCGCCATCCGAGCCGAGCTTCGGCCAACTGCCGCCGCCCAGCGCCAGCACGACGGTATCGGCGCGCACCGATCGCACGTTCTCCGGTGTGGCAAAGCGCAGGGCGCCGTCCGTATTCCAGCCGCACCAGCGATGCCGCATGTGGAACGTCACGCCACGCGAGCGCAAGCGGCGCAGCCACGCGCGCAACAGCGGCGCGGCCTTCATGTCCGCCGGAAACACGCGGCCGGAACTGCCGACGAAAGTCCCGATGCCCAAGCTTTTCACCCATTCGCGCAACTCAGTGGGGCCGAAGTCCTTCAGCAGGGGAGCGAGCTGCGCGCGGCGCGCGCCGTAGCGGGACAGAAAAAGATCGGGCGGGTCGGAGTGGGTGAGGTTGAGGCCGCCCTTGCCCGCCAGCAGAAATTTGCGGCCCGCGGAAGCCATCGCGTCGTAGAGGTCGACGTGCGCGCCGCGTTCGACCGCGGCCTCCGCGGCCATCAACCCGGCGGGGCCACCGCCGATGATCGCCACGGTGCGGGGTGAGTTGTTGCCAGAACCCATCTCAAAAATGCCACGGGGTAAGAAAACCGTTCGTGCTGAGGTATCGAAGCACGACTGAATTATGCGGAATATGGTGTTTGCCCTTCGATACCTCAGGGCGAACGGTATTTTTGATATGGGTTCTGGCGATCAGGGGTAGGCTGGCTTTGCGGCCTGTCCGGTGACGGGTGTCGGATTGGGGTTGACGTGAATCCCCGCGTTGATCACCACTTTGTGATTGGGAATGTTGGCCAGCGCCCAACTGTTATAGGCCTGCAAACGTAGCGACGGTACGATCGTGTCGGGTGCCGGCACAATGAACAGATGCACATACTCCCTGATGAAACCGGCATCGACGATCTTGACCAGATCGTCCAGATAGGGATCGTGCGCGCTGGCGTGTGAAGCCTTGTAATATTTCCATTCCCGGGCCATTGCCTGCCTGCCGCCGACTTCGCGCGTGTATTTGTCGACGTTTTTATTCATGGCGGTTTCAACGCCGTAGGTCAGCCAGGGCCGCACGATCGGTTGATTGGCCTCGAGCTCGGGGTCCAGAGTGATCGGATTGGGCACAATCGGCGGAAGCTGGTCTGCCGCCGCCACCGCCGACGACCAGAACAACAGCATGAAGATCAGCGCGGGTGTTTTCATGATGGGCGCTTGATGTCGTTGAGGAACACTAGATCTGAATCCCCAGCAGCTTGTACACGCGCAGCATGGCGAGATAGGCCAGCACGGTCGCCGTGATCGACAGCAAGAGACAGAGCCAGAAATTCGTGCCCGTCTTCAGCAGGATCGGCACCAGCAGGACGAGCGTGAGCGAGGGAATGACCAGCCAGAAGGTGCTGGTGGAGAGCGCGGATATCCTGACAATGTCGCCGGATTCCACGTAGATCCACACGAAGGCCAGCAACGAAGTGAGTGGAAGCGAGGCCACAATCGCGCCGGCAAACGTGCTGCGTTTCGCGATCTCCGAGATCAGCACGATAACCACCGCCGAAAGCAATACCTTTACGACGTAATAGAGCATTGGAATGGTATTCAGCGTCGCTTTTCGAGGAACCATTGTACCGCATCGCGCAGCGCCTCCTGCGCCGGCCGGGCGTGATAGCCGAGTTCGGTCTCGGCCTTGCGGCTGGAAAAGAACATGAGTTTGCGCGACATCTTGAGGCCATCCACGGTCAGTTGCGGTTCCCAACCGCCGGTCAGCCGCGCGATCCCCTGCGCCAGATACGCGAACGGCATGAGCAAGTCCTGATTCAGCTGTATGCGCGGCGGTTTGCGGCCGGTGAGCGCCGCGATGCGCGTCAGGATTTCCTTCAGGCGCAGATTTTCGCCGCCGAGGATGTAGCGTTCGCCAATGCGCCCGCGGCGGAAGGCCAGCAGGTGGCCGGCGGCCACGTCATCGACGTGCACGATGTTGAGGCCGGTATCCACGTACGCCGGGATGCGGCCGCGCGCTGCGTCGCGGATCACGCGCCCGGTGGGCGTGGGCTTGATGTCGCGCGGGCCGATGGGCGTCGAGGGGTTGACGATGACCACGGGCAGGCGGTCGGTGTTGACCATTTCGCGCACGACTTCCTCGGCCAGAAACTTGGATCGCTTGTAGTGGCCGATCATGTCGCGCAGGTGCACGCGGGTGTTCTCATCGGCCGGCGTGCCGTCCTTGTTCAGGCCCAGCGTGGCGACGCTGCTGGTGTAGACGATGCGCTCGACACCCGCCTCGCCGGCCGCGCGCAGGATGTTGCGCGTCCCCTCGACGTTGCTCAGGTACAAATCGCGCGGGCGGGGTGTCCACAGCCGGTAATCGGCGGCGACGTGAAAGAGGGCATGGCAGCCTTTGAGCGCAGCTTCCAGCGACGCGGAATCGCGCAGATCGCCCTCGCAGATTTCAACATTCAAGCCCTCCACATTCTTGCGATCACTGGTGGGACGAACGAGTATGCGCACCCGCATGCCCTCATCCAGCAGATGGCGGACGACGGCGGAGCCGACAAAACCACTGGCGCCGGTGACGAGTGTGGTCATGTTCGGGATGGCTGGTTAAACGCGGAAGACGTACTGCCTGCCTGCCTCCCGCTCGCAATCGGGCGGATAACTCTTGCGCTTGTCGCTGTAGTACCGCTCGCGCTGATCGCCCTCGGACTGTTTGCCGTAGGTCACGTAAAGCAGCCGGCGGCGCTGCATGGTCAGGTTGGGGCCGGAGGCATGCGGGGCGTAGGAATCGAAGAACACCACGT
Proteins encoded in this region:
- a CDS encoding TIGR03862 family flavoprotein, yielding MGSGNNSPRTVAIIGGGPAGLMAAEAAVERGAHVDLYDAMASAGRKFLLAGKGGLNLTHSDPPDLFLSRYGARRAQLAPLLKDFGPTELREWVKSLGIGTFVGSSGRVFPADMKAAPLLRAWLRRLRSRGVTFHMRHRWCGWNTDGALRFATPENVRSVRADTVVLALGGGSWPKLGSDGAWVPWLTERGVRIEPLRPANCGFDVHWSEHFRTRFAGQPVKSVTVSFTESNGTAHRQPGEFVVTANGIEGGVIYALSGRLRDQIAATGSARIELDLAPGRELERLVSELSQPRGSRSMASHLKRRAGIDGVKAGLLRVVVPKDSFNYPAHLAKAIKALPLQLIAPRPLSEAISTAGGVAFDELDENLMLRRLPGVFCAGEMLDWEAPTGGYLLTACFASGRIAGHAAVACVAAKLR
- a CDS encoding DUF3147 family protein, translated to MLYYVVKVLLSAVVIVLISEIAKRSTFAGAIVASLPLTSLLAFVWIYVESGDIVRISALSTSTFWLVIPSLTLVLLVPILLKTGTNFWLCLLLSITATVLAYLAMLRVYKLLGIQI
- the hpnA gene encoding hopanoid-associated sugar epimerase; the protein is MTTLVTGASGFVGSAVVRHLLDEGMRVRILVRPTSDRKNVEGLNVEICEGDLRDSASLEAALKGCHALFHVAADYRLWTPRPRDLYLSNVEGTRNILRAAGEAGVERIVYTSSVATLGLNKDGTPADENTRVHLRDMIGHYKRSKFLAEEVVREMVNTDRLPVVIVNPSTPIGPRDIKPTPTGRVIRDAARGRIPAYVDTGLNIVHVDDVAAGHLLAFRRGRIGERYILGGENLRLKEILTRIAALTGRKPPRIQLNQDLLMPFAYLAQGIARLTGGWEPQLTVDGLKMSRKLMFFSSRKAETELGYHARPAQEALRDAVQWFLEKRR
- the uvrA gene encoding excinuclease ABC subunit UvrA, encoding MDLIRIRGARTHNLKNIDLDLPRDRLIVFTGLSGSGKSSLAFDTLYAEGQRRYVESLSAYARQFLSMMEKPDVDHIEGLSPAISIEQKSTSHNPRSTVGTITEIYDYLRLLYARVGEPRCPDHGVTLAAQTVSQMVDQVLNEPEDTRLMLLAPVVQGRKGEHEQIFANLQRQGFLRARVDGRMIELDDPPALDLRRKHDIEVVVDRFKVRADQKQRLAESFETALALSDGIAKIAWMDDEKRASLVFSARFACPHCGYSLSELEPRLFSFNNPHGACSECDGLGVIQFFDPQRVVQHPELSLPGGAIRGWDRRNAYYFQLIHALAAHYDFDIDTPFRDLPERVQQIILHGSGKEIIDFTYLHPGGTRRKKHAFEGVLSNMERRYKETDSNMVREDLARFLSNKPCPSCAGTRLNPSARNVFVGDVSLPQVTRLPVGKAHGFFSSLKLSGQRGEIAGKILKEVSERLQFLVNVGLEYLTLERSAETLSGGEAQRIRLASQIGAGLVGVMYVLDEPSIGLHQRDNKRLLGTLTRLRDLGNTVIVVEHDEEAIMAADHVVDIGPGAGVHGGAIVAQGTPADIERHPDSVTGQYLSGRRRIAVPAKRQAVDALRLLTVKGASGNNLKNINVEFPIGLMTCVTGVSGSGKSTLVNDTLYRHAARRLNESTLEAAPCAAIEGLEQFDKVVDIDQSPIGRTPRSNPATYTGLFTPIRDLYAAVPEARSRGYQVGRFSFNVKGGRCEACQGDGVIKVEMHFLPDVYVRCDVCKGKRYNRETLDITWKGKNISEVLEMTVEDAHAFFNAVPMVAGKLQTLLDVGLSYIRLGQNATTLSGGEAQRVKLARELSKRDTGNTLYILDEPTTGLHFYDIEQLLGVLHRLRDHGNTIIVIEHNLDVIKTADWIIDLGPEGGDGGGEVVATGTPEQIAAHPTSYTGRYLTKTLAQSRSELQTLPKPAKTVRARKAGT